A DNA window from Gorilla gorilla gorilla isolate KB3781 chromosome 19, NHGRI_mGorGor1-v2.1_pri, whole genome shotgun sequence contains the following coding sequences:
- the GPS2 gene encoding G protein pathway suppressor 2 isoform X2, with translation MMEQKMKEEQERRKKKEMEERMSLEETKEQILKLEEKLLALQEEKHQLFLQLKKVLHEEEKRRRKEQSDLTTLTSAAYQQSLTVHTGTHLLSMQGSPGGHNRPGTLMAADRAKQMFGPQVLTTRHYVGSAAAFAGTPEHGQFQGSPGGAYGTAQPPPHYGPTQPAYSPSQQLRAPSAFPAVQYLSQPQPQPYAVHGHFQPTQTGFLQPGGALSLQKQMEHANQQTGFSDSSSLRPMHPQALHPAPGLLASPQLPVQMQPAGKSGFAATSQPGPRLPFIQHSQNPRFYHK, from the exons ATGATGGaacagaagatgaaggaagaacaggagagaaggaagaaaaaggagatgGAAGAGAGAATGTCACTAGAGGAAACCAAGGAACAA ATTCTGAAGTTGGAGGAGAAGCTTTTGGCCCTACAGGAAGAGAAGCACCAGCTTTTCCTGCAGCTCAAGAAAGTTTTACATGAGGAAGAAAAACGGAGGCGAAAGGAACAGAG TGACCTGACCACCCTGACGTCAGCTGCATACCAGCAGAGCCTGACTGTTCACACAGGAACTCATCTCCTCAGCATGCAGG GGAGCCCTGGAGGACACAATCGCCCAGGCACCCTCATGGCAGCTGACAGAGCCAAACAAATGTTTGGACCCCAAGTGCTTACG ACCCGGCACTACGTGGGCTCAGCAGCTGCTTTTGCAGGGACACCAGAGCATGGACAATTCCAAGGCAGTCCTGGTGGTGCCTATGGGACTGCTCAGCCCCCACCTCACTATGGGCCCACACAGCCAGCTTATAGTCCTAGTCAGCAGCTCAGAG ctcctTCGGCGTTCCCTGCAGTGCAGTACCTATctcagccacagccacagccctATGCTGTGCATGGCCACTTTCAGCCCACTCAGACAG GTTTCCTCCAGCCTGGTGGTGCCCTGTCCTTGCAAAAGCAGATGGAACATGCTAACCAGCAGACTGGCTTCTCCGACTCA TCCTCTCTGCGCCCCATGCACCCCCAGGCTCTGCATCCAGCCCCTGGACTCCTTGCTTCCCCCCAGCTCCCTGTGCAGATGCAGCCAGCAGGAAAG TCGGGCTTTGCAGCTACCAGCCAACCTGGCCCTCGGCTCCCCTTCATCCAACACAGCCAGAACCCGCGATTCTACCACAAGTGA
- the GPS2 gene encoding G protein pathway suppressor 2 isoform X1 — translation MPALLERPKLSNAMARALHRHIMMERERKRQEEEEVDKMMEQKMKEEQERRKKKEMEERMSLEETKEQILKLEEKLLALQEEKHQLFLQLKKVLHEEEKRRRKEQSDLTTLTSAAYQQSLTVHTGTHLLSMQGSPGGHNRPGTLMAADRAKQMFGPQVLTTRHYVGSAAAFAGTPEHGQFQGSPGGAYGTAQPPPHYGPTQPAYSPSQQLRAPSAFPAVQYLSQPQPQPYAVHGHFQPTQTGFLQPGGALSLQKQMEHANQQTGFSDSSSLRPMHPQALHPAPGLLASPQLPVQMQPAGKSGFAATSQPGPRLPFIQHSQNPRFYHK, via the exons ATGCCCGCACTCCTGGAGCGCCCCAAGCTTTCCAACGCCATGGCCAGGGCGCTGCACCGGCACATTATGATGGAGCGGGAGCGCAAGCGGCAGG aggaggaagaggtggataAGATGATGGaacagaagatgaaggaagaacaggagagaaggaagaaaaaggagatgGAAGAGAGAATGTCACTAGAGGAAACCAAGGAACAA ATTCTGAAGTTGGAGGAGAAGCTTTTGGCCCTACAGGAAGAGAAGCACCAGCTTTTCCTGCAGCTCAAGAAAGTTTTACATGAGGAAGAAAAACGGAGGCGAAAGGAACAGAG TGACCTGACCACCCTGACGTCAGCTGCATACCAGCAGAGCCTGACTGTTCACACAGGAACTCATCTCCTCAGCATGCAGG GGAGCCCTGGAGGACACAATCGCCCAGGCACCCTCATGGCAGCTGACAGAGCCAAACAAATGTTTGGACCCCAAGTGCTTACG ACCCGGCACTACGTGGGCTCAGCAGCTGCTTTTGCAGGGACACCAGAGCATGGACAATTCCAAGGCAGTCCTGGTGGTGCCTATGGGACTGCTCAGCCCCCACCTCACTATGGGCCCACACAGCCAGCTTATAGTCCTAGTCAGCAGCTCAGAG ctcctTCGGCGTTCCCTGCAGTGCAGTACCTATctcagccacagccacagccctATGCTGTGCATGGCCACTTTCAGCCCACTCAGACAG GTTTCCTCCAGCCTGGTGGTGCCCTGTCCTTGCAAAAGCAGATGGAACATGCTAACCAGCAGACTGGCTTCTCCGACTCA TCCTCTCTGCGCCCCATGCACCCCCAGGCTCTGCATCCAGCCCCTGGACTCCTTGCTTCCCCCCAGCTCCCTGTGCAGATGCAGCCAGCAGGAAAG TCGGGCTTTGCAGCTACCAGCCAACCTGGCCCTCGGCTCCCCTTCATCCAACACAGCCAGAACCCGCGATTCTACCACAAGTGA